The window ctaTTGAACAACAGTTATGAAATTAGCTTAATATCTAATAGTTAttttaacaaataaatacCTTAGGTTATCTTGAACACtaaactttaaaatattaattttaatattattaatttctattcTGACccacttttttttcatgCTTCATTTGGCGGGCATACCGGAGTGACATGCAAAACTACTTGCAAGTAATAATCCAAATCCATTAGTGGCGCCAAGTGAGAATTCGAGGATAAATAGGAAAATTCTGTGTCAGGGGGAAGAAGTAAAAAGAGAAGGTAAAAGGTGGAGAATTAATAGTGAATAAGAGATAAGTAAGTTATTAAGACTTTGAGTAATGAAAGAGAGAGGTTGGTAGGCTTTGAGATTAGTAGAGGATAATAATGGTCAAAAATCATTCAATTGTATTGATTTTCTTgactttaatattattatggACTTTAGATAATGGGATTATAGGGGTTTTTTGCAAGAAAAAATCGAAGTATAAGATTGACAATCCAGAATTGGGACCAGAATCGAATTTAGATCGATCAAAAAGATTGAGAGAGGAGATTTTCGAACCAAGTGAGtttggaattattaaaagtgATCGATTGCAGATAATAGAGTCAGAATATGGCTCGATAACACAACTTCCAATTCGTGGTCACCAATCTTTTGATACTTCAAGGATTAGATCCCAGTCAATTTTGAGTGATCAGAATAATGGAATTGAGTTGATTAAACCTTATGAAGGTGTTTATGttgattataatttaaCCAGCTTCTCTAATTTTATATCCAGAATTGTCGAGATGGATTTAGAAATGCATTTAACTTTTAAAGAGGTAACTGATAGAAAGTTATCTATTAGGAGAAGAGAAAGAGAAGTTTTAAGCCATTTGAATACACAATCCAACACAAAAAATTCTCGTGAACAAAGCCATGAAAAACTTAATTCTATTGAGTTCCATAACATTAGCTTTCTATTTTTAGCAGGTTATTTTAAGAATGAGAATAAATCATCAGGTTATGGTAATTCATTACAAGATTTTGTATTGGTATTTAAAGATAGCATTACATTGTCTAGACAAAATgcaaatcaatattatgCTAAATATGGTATAACAACCTTCAAGGATAGGTTAACAGCAGTCATGAATTCAGAAGAAAGTATGTCAGTTAAGCATAAAGACCTTTTTTCAGATGGTAAAATCAATGTAGATCATCATAAGTTatcttttctatatttacCGCATAATGAAACGCgattatatttttcaatggATGGGACCCAGCGATTAATACTTCCAAAGTTGCATATTAAAGCAATTCAAACTCATCAAGAGGCAGATGACAAGCCAGAATTACCTTCTAAAGATGAAGATTCGAATTCAAAGAAGGTTGTAATTATtacatttttaatatttacaatGTTTAcatcttttattatattattttacaTTATAATAACCTGGTATTTTAGAGGAATTCAAAAACATTCCTGAAATTGTTCtcattattcattaaaatagTAGTTATATAGCTATATATACTTCTAAAAcacattaataataatattggcATTCAACAAGTTTAGGTTTCTAATCAATATATACACCTTTCAAttgttatttattatattataaatattaattttcgTTTGATTCttcaattctttcaatGTAGATTGGTGACATTGGGTCTGCTTCTTTAATAAGACTTAGATCAAATTTATGTTTAGCTATCTTTGAGTTACTATTCAAAGGAGGCATTTTTGATATCTCAagttgatttattttcaagaagTAGACATTCTTTTCGATTGAGTCAACGTTATCAATTACAAGTAATTGTGCTATTCCTTGTATTGGACTCTGTTCCATCATAACTTCCTTATTATCATTGCAAATCACTATATATAAAATCTACGAATAAAAGTCAATTAGAGTTCGTTATTCctccaataatatatatattagtGGAAGACTTGATGACTTACCTCATTTTTAAGTACAAAACTACTTTCTGAAATAGGGTATTCAATCCTCCCATTACAAGGCATCTTTATTAAGATTTCTTTTGAAGAACTTGGAAATCTTTCCTCACCTAAATTGATCCCATTCAGTTCAAGCCACATAATACCAATTGGGTCTgctatttgaataataggCGAATTAAAGCTTTGATCTAAAAAGTTGATAGTTGTCTTATTCTCAGATTTGTTTTGTTGAAGAGATTCTGTATAACCTCTAGAAGGTGAAATTAAATGTTTTATGAcaattttctctttttcaatacaaataaaCTCAACAATTTGTTCTCCTTTTACAAATACTTTTCCATGTTCTTTTCCCCAAGCTACTCTTCCATTACAAGGCATAAATAATGGAATTGCAATTAAATTACTTTCAAATATGGGAGGGTAATAGTTTTCAAGTATTCTAAGTATAACTTCTCCTTTTCTaacaaagaattttttgtttaaatccaattttgagttaatattatcagatatatttaaaatcattcttccatttaaaaattcaattacTTTACCTTTAAATGGACTATATCtctctttaatatttccattcatgcaataaattatataaagagatttattttcatgaAAAATTAACGTCTCCTCAAGTTCTATATTGAATTGTATTTCTCCATCACAAGGTGAAATTAGAGATGCCCATATATATTCAGagttttcttttaaatttatgTTGAGTTgatcttctttttcaagTTTTCCAAGGTTATTTAGATTGAGTTTATTATCTCCTCTGTAGAATATTACATTGGATTTTTCTAGAGTTCCAATTCCAAAATCATTATTGATTGAATTTGCTGtgttatttttaaagttattttgaATTGGTTGTCCAAATCtagaaaattcattaataataggaATAAATGATTTGTTTGAGaaaatttcttcatctgtaatattattattattattatttttaattttccatattttattaatttctttaataccAATATAGTCTTTATAATACCAATAAAGTTGTctcttttcaaattcagaaAGTTCTGATTGTTTGGAGATTTTTGGAGTTCTTTCTTCATAAGGCttgaatttttctttttgttctttaataattctgaaaAATTTCACTATTACTGAGCATGTTATTTCTTTTGTAAAACTATGAAATACtccaaaaaaaacaataatatatatatatattaaataccTTTTATTAACAAccatcattaatattatttgctTAGGACGATTTATTActtattttccttttttttcgctctttttttgttctttttACTTTACTCAAATAAGTAAGTTTtgcaataaatattcatattttcttctttttttttaatatttttattcaatttattttttaccccatgcaaaaaaataaaatttaacGGTATAGCAAACCAAATTTCTATACCGGTGCACTATTTTTCCTATACCGGTGCATTtgcatttttttcaatttttttgcTTATCACCCACCCCCACacaaatttataattataatggaaactttaatttattattatttaatatgaACAATTAGAACCTAGAAATTAGAAACTAGAATTATAATACATATTAATCTCAAGTTAGTCAAATTTAATGCAAGAATTTGGTAAAGTTATATTAtgttaaatataaataatgtatatgttattaaaaaaaatattattgtcgattttttttttaaattggtttttaataataaaaagaattaaaggGATTGATTTGAATGATGATaaggaaatattaataagagAATTGGGTATCCCTTTAAGAATGAAACCATTTGGAGAAAATAGAGTTCCTAGTTTaagaaattttaattataaaactcaaggagaaaataataattatagagtggaaattaataatttatatattaatgatagATTTCAATTATCTTACTATTTGAAAATAGGTGATAAAAATGCTAAGTTTTTGTCTTGTGGTTTCAAGTTTAGgtttaataatacaacTTTACCAATGCTTGTAAATAGAGGAGAGGTaagttttaataaattaaagaaaaaaggaaattattttagttcaattaattaactaattatatattgaaaataatttttgtcAGATATTAGGAACTTTGATTTGTGGGGAAAAAATGAGCTCTAAAAAAGAGCTGCCAATATTATCTTATTGTTATGGACAGGTTCAACTGGCTTATCCATTTCTACCACttccaataattcttttaaaagaagaagatacgtttttgattcaattaTGTGCAAAAAAGTTTCCAGATTATAAAGGAATTCCTTATaaatttccaataattccTCAAGATCAGAAgatttcatttaataatacattatttgaaacaaATTACTTAA is drawn from Cryptosporidium parvum Iowa II chromosome 4, whole genome shotgun sequence and contains these coding sequences:
- a CDS encoding hypothetical protein (transcripts identified by EST), with product MVKNHSIVLIFLTLILLWTLDNGIIGVFCKKKSKYKIDNPELGPESNLDRSKRLREEIFEPSEFGIIKSDRLQIIESEYGSITQLPIRGHQSFDTSRIRSQSILSDQNNGIELIKPYEGVYVDYNLTSFSNFISRIVEMDLEMHLTFKEVTDRKLSIRRREREVLSHLNTQSNTKNSREQSHEKLNSIEFHNISFLFLAGYFKNENKSSGYGNSLQDFVLVFKDSITLSRQNANQYYAKYGITTFKDRLTAVMNSEESMSVKHKDLFSDGKINVDHHKLSFLYLPHNETRLYFSMDGTQRLILPKLHIKAIQTHQEADDKPELPSKDEDSNSKKVVIITFLIFTMFTSFIILFYIIITWYFRGIQKHS